Proteins from a single region of Primulina tabacum isolate GXHZ01 chromosome 5, ASM2559414v2, whole genome shotgun sequence:
- the LOC142544327 gene encoding uncharacterized protein LOC142544327, with amino-acid sequence MTTRNPLSIILDQKKLTGPNYYDWFRNLKIVLKSERIAYVLDKKPPKETAPDISRTELAKLEKWWDHDLQAKSYMLASMSNELQRRFEEAVNAADINLHLKELYSVQTRSERHATVKEIMTTRLREGTSVHEHGVRMIGLIEKLVGLDVVIPSELSTDIILLSLSASFDGFVVASNKGKKRSAPLKKNKPNKKPYKKPTPGPTKPDKSEQVMKRSKRLRDDETFLRLGNGARVDATAIGDITLIWTMI; translated from the exons atgACTACTCGTAACCCGCTTTCAATCATTCTCGATCAAAAAAAATTGACTGGCCCTAACTATTATGACTGGTTTCGAAATCTAAAGATTGTTCTGAAATCCGAAAGGATTGCGTATGTGCTTGATAAGAAACCACCGAAGGAGACAGCTCCTGATATCAGTCGGACTGAGTTAGCTAAGCTTGAGAAATGGTGggaccatgatcttcaagctaagaGCTACATGTTGGCTTCTATGTCGAATGAACTTCAGAGGAGGTTCGAGGAGGcggtgaatgctgctgacattaaCCTTCATCTGAAAGAATTGTATTCTGTACAAACTCGTTCAGAGAGACATGCTACTGTTAAAGAAATCATGACTACACGCTTGCGAGAGGggacttcggtccatgagcatggtgttaggatgattgggctcatcGAGAAATTGGTGGGACTCGACGtggttattcctagtgagctctCGACTGATATTATCTTGCTATCATTGTCTGCCTCGTTCGATGGATTtgtg GTAGCCTCGAATAAAGGCAAGAAACGTTCTGCCCCTCTGAAGAAGAACAAGCCCAACAAAAAGCCATACAAGAAACCAACTCCAGGGCCCACAAAGCCTGATAAGTCAGAACAA GTGATGAAAAGAAGCAAGAGGCTTAGAGATGATGAGACATTTCTAAGACTCggaaatggagcaag